One part of the Musa acuminata AAA Group cultivar baxijiao chromosome BXJ1-5, Cavendish_Baxijiao_AAA, whole genome shotgun sequence genome encodes these proteins:
- the LOC135673591 gene encoding prefoldin subunit 5-like, whose protein sequence is MASHGSKGAGAASALIRASDMEKLSLEQLRSLKEQSDLEVNLLQDSLTKIRTAAARLEVAAAALHDLSLRPQGKKLLVPLTASLYVPGTLDDSEKVLVDVGTGYFIEKTMAEGKDYCERKLSLLKSNHDELTDMATKKKHIADEAGIVLQGKLRQTSTST, encoded by the exons ATGGCGAGCCATGGGTCGAAGGGAGCCGGGGCTGCGAGTGCCTTGATTAGGGCTTCCGACATGGAGAAGCTGAGCTTGGAGCAGCTAAGATCCCTCAAGGAGCAGTCCGATCTCGAGGTCAATCTCCTTCAGGACAGCCTCACCAAGATTCGCACCGCCGCTGCGCGGCTCGaggtcgccgccgccgccctccACGACCTGTCCCTCCGACCTCAAG GGAAGAAGTTGCTGGTCCCGCTCACGGCGTCTCTTTATGTTCCCGGTACGCTCGATGATTCCGAGAAGGTTCTCGTCGACGTCGGAACCGGATACTTCATCGAG AAGACCATGGCTGAAGGAAAAGACTATTGTGAGAGAAAACTTTCCTTACTGAAGTCAAATCATGATGAACTCACGGAC ATGGCTACTAAGAAGAAACACATAGCAGATGAAGCTGGTATAGTATTACAAGGAAAACTCAGGCAGACATCCACAAGTACATAA
- the LOC103984516 gene encoding glutathione S-transferase U10: protein MADQPKEVKLYGHGFSGYCTMVHSALKLKGVAFEYVEEDLQNKSEALLRLNPVYKKVPVLVVDGEPIAESLVILQYIDDVWKNPPLLPEDPYQRAKVRFWADYVYQKLVPPVYRIRTSEGDARKKAEEEFRANMITLEDGIREELWSAGGSFINGEKPGLLDVIMGSCHTGLKYLEDVAGVKLVEKDRTPLLCSCMEAFVELDVVKGP from the exons ATGGCAGATCAACCGAAGGAAGTGAAGCTCTATGGGCATGGCTTCAGTGGGTACTGCACGATGGTCCACTCTGCCCTCAAGCTCAAGGGCGTGGCTTTCGAGTACGTCGAAGAGGACCTCCAGAACAAGAGCGAGGCGCTGCTTAGGCTCAACCCCGTCTACAAGAAGGTGCCGGTTCTCGTGGTGGATGGTGAGCCGATAGCTGAGTCACTGGTCATCTTGCAGTACATCGATGATGTGTGGAAGAACCCCCCCCTTCTCCCGGAGGATCCTTATCAGAGAGCCAAGGTCCGGTTTTGGGCAGATTATGTCTACCAGAAG TTGGTGCCACCCGTGTACCGTATCAGAACGTCCGAGGGAGATGCTCGGAAGAAGGCAGAAGAGGAGTTCAGAGCGAACATGATCACCTTGGAGGACGGCATCCGAGAAGAGCTGTGGAGTGCTGGGGGATCATTTATCAACGGTGAGAAGCCTGGGCTCCTCGATGTGATCATGGGTTCCTGTCACACGGGCCTCAAGTACCTCGAAGATGTGGCCGGCGTAAAACTGGTGGAGAAGGACAGGACGCCACTCTTGTGCTCGTGCATGGAGGCCTTCGTCGAGCTTGACGTCGTCAAGGGACCATGA